The Celeribacter marinus genome window below encodes:
- a CDS encoding YraN family protein — protein MTPQKDAPLTQPQKARALRGQRAYLSGLSAEGCVSDHYLALGYERIAERWRGAAGEIDLIFWKDDVFVFVEVKASKRLADAAEHLRPSQMLRIMRSAEDYIGRQPKGLLSDMRIDVALVDGAGAIEVIENALM, from the coding sequence GTGACGCCGCAAAAAGATGCGCCTTTAACCCAGCCGCAAAAGGCACGCGCATTGCGCGGACAACGCGCCTATCTGTCGGGTCTTAGCGCAGAGGGATGTGTGAGCGATCATTATTTGGCACTGGGCTATGAGCGGATTGCAGAGCGTTGGCGCGGTGCAGCGGGCGAGATTGATTTGATCTTTTGGAAAGATGACGTGTTCGTGTTTGTCGAGGTGAAAGCCTCAAAGCGGTTGGCCGATGCGGCCGAACATTTACGCCCCTCTCAGATGCTGCGGATCATGCGCTCTGCCGAGGATTACATCGGACGACAGCCAAAGGGTCTGTTGTCGGACATGCGGATTGATGTGGCGCTTGTGGATGGAGCTGGTGCAATTGAGGTGATTGAAAACGCGCTTATGTGA
- a CDS encoding histidine phosphatase family protein, with protein MSRLYLVRHGPTHAKRFVGWTDVPADLSETDKIARLEARLPDAPIISSDLSRAVKTADVLQQGRPRLPHDPRLRENYFGAWEDLTWADVEARDSALARQVFETPGDTAPPDGESWNTLAARVAAAVEAHTGDVIVVAHMGVILTLLQKALNCTPYTALGHEISPLSLTVIHRKGDWAQGHWDATHINHFPE; from the coding sequence ATGAGCCGTCTTTATCTCGTACGTCACGGGCCGACACATGCCAAACGCTTTGTCGGATGGACAGATGTCCCCGCTGACCTATCAGAAACAGATAAAATCGCCCGCTTGGAGGCGCGTTTGCCCGATGCTCCCATAATTTCATCAGACCTGTCCAGAGCCGTAAAGACTGCCGACGTTCTACAACAGGGGCGCCCGCGCCTTCCCCACGATCCACGTTTGCGCGAAAACTATTTTGGCGCATGGGAAGATCTCACTTGGGCAGACGTCGAGGCCCGCGATAGCGCCCTCGCGCGTCAGGTGTTCGAGACACCAGGTGACACGGCCCCGCCGGATGGCGAAAGCTGGAACACACTGGCCGCGCGCGTGGCCGCCGCCGTTGAGGCGCATACGGGCGATGTGATCGTCGTCGCGCACATGGGTGTGATCCTGACGTTGTTACAAAAGGCTCTGAATTGCACGCCCTACACAGCACTCGGCCACGAAATATCACCCCTGTCTTTGACCGTCATCCACCGCAAGGGCGACTGGGCGCAAGGGCACTGGGACGCAACGCACATCAATCACTTTCCAGAATGA
- a CDS encoding glutathione S-transferase: protein MPYDLFIGDKSFSSWSLRGWLLLEKFDIPYTEHMLGLYSGTMAKDMASLAPARLVPTLRTPEGWVVGETSAIAETLAERHPDAGIWPKDDEARSYARWLVGEMHAGFSALRTDCGMQLIYVMKGFSSSDAVKADLARIDDLLGRAMDRFGADGPWLFGDYTAADAFYAPVAARIVGYDLPVSDRLRAYAMTHLNDTAFRKWRREGLKTTYTPMPYDLGLPTQPWPVAD, encoded by the coding sequence ATGCCTTACGACCTTTTTATTGGCGACAAATCGTTTTCAAGCTGGAGTTTGCGCGGCTGGCTGCTTCTTGAGAAATTCGACATTCCCTACACCGAACACATGCTCGGGCTGTATTCGGGGACCATGGCCAAAGACATGGCGAGCCTTGCGCCGGCGCGTCTCGTTCCAACCCTGCGCACACCTGAAGGCTGGGTTGTTGGCGAAACCTCCGCAATTGCCGAAACCCTCGCAGAGCGCCACCCAGACGCAGGTATTTGGCCCAAAGACGACGAAGCGCGTAGCTATGCTCGCTGGCTTGTGGGTGAAATGCACGCCGGATTTAGCGCCTTGCGCACCGACTGCGGGATGCAGCTTATCTATGTGATGAAAGGGTTCAGCTCAAGCGATGCCGTGAAAGCGGATCTTGCGCGGATTGACGATCTTCTTGGCCGCGCGATGGACCGGTTTGGCGCAGACGGGCCTTGGCTTTTTGGCGACTATACGGCTGCGGATGCCTTTTACGCGCCAGTGGCTGCGCGCATTGTCGGGTATGACCTGCCAGTATCTGATCGCTTGCGCGCCTATGCGATGACCCATCTCAATGACACTGCGTTTCGAAAATGGCGGCGCGAGGGATTGAAAACAACATACACCCCGATGCCCTACGATTTGGGTTTGCCAACGCAACCATGGCCTGTCGCAGACTAA
- a CDS encoding penicillin-binding protein activator, with translation MFTRLFPSRPSLIKFVAALSVVAIASCDVPVPSSGSNGPKIDTSEPVPVALLVPYDSAQSSDVALAQSIENAARLAMADLQGVTIDLKVYPTGGSAERASAAASQAVASGAKIILGPVYGGSAKLAGIPAANAGVNVLSFSNNPDVAGGNVFILGPTFANTANRLVRYAVKNGKKNILVVNGENPAETAGAAAVVAAIGSNGATLSGQTSFEMSQTGVTQAIPEIAASSRSAGAEAIFFTSGNDGAMPLLAQMLPENGITSPSTQYIGLQRWNIPPTAMTLPGLQNSWFAIPDAALTQTFAGRYSAAYGQQPHALAGLAYDGIAAIGALVKSGDANALTTQALTRSSGFAGVNGVFRLLPNGTNERGLSIATIQNNQVVEIDPAPRAFGGFGL, from the coding sequence ATGTTTACTCGTCTTTTCCCCTCTCGACCTTCCCTCATTAAATTTGTAGCGGCCTTATCCGTTGTCGCAATCGCGTCATGTGATGTGCCAGTTCCGTCATCCGGCAGCAATGGTCCCAAAATCGATACATCCGAACCCGTCCCCGTAGCGCTGTTAGTGCCTTACGATTCGGCCCAAAGTTCCGATGTTGCACTGGCGCAGTCGATTGAAAACGCGGCTCGTTTGGCCATGGCTGACCTTCAAGGCGTCACCATCGACCTCAAAGTCTATCCAACAGGCGGCTCTGCCGAGCGCGCATCAGCCGCTGCAAGCCAAGCGGTTGCGAGTGGCGCGAAAATCATTCTTGGCCCCGTATATGGCGGCTCCGCCAAACTCGCAGGCATCCCCGCCGCGAACGCCGGTGTAAATGTCCTCTCATTCTCGAATAACCCCGATGTCGCGGGGGGCAACGTCTTTATCCTCGGGCCAACCTTTGCGAACACGGCCAACCGTCTGGTCCGCTACGCAGTCAAGAACGGCAAGAAAAACATTCTTGTTGTGAATGGCGAAAATCCCGCAGAAACCGCAGGTGCCGCAGCTGTTGTTGCAGCGATTGGTAGCAACGGCGCTACACTGTCTGGGCAAACCTCATTTGAGATGAGCCAAACGGGCGTAACGCAAGCCATTCCTGAAATTGCTGCAAGCTCTCGCTCGGCGGGCGCAGAAGCGATTTTCTTCACATCCGGCAATGACGGCGCAATGCCGCTTTTGGCGCAAATGCTTCCTGAAAACGGGATCACAAGCCCGAGCACGCAATACATCGGGCTTCAGCGGTGGAACATCCCACCCACGGCCATGACCTTGCCCGGTTTGCAAAATAGCTGGTTTGCGATCCCAGACGCCGCATTGACGCAAACGTTTGCGGGCCGCTATTCTGCTGCCTACGGGCAACAGCCCCATGCCTTGGCAGGGTTGGCCTATGACGGCATCGCCGCAATCGGAGCCCTCGTAAAATCGGGCGACGCCAACGCACTCACCACGCAAGCTCTCACACGGTCCTCGGGCTTTGCGGGAGTCAACGGCGTGTTCCGCCTCTTGCCCAACGGCACCAACGAGCGCGGCTTGTCCATCGCCACCATTCAAAACAATCAGGTAGTAGAGATTGACCCTGCACCAAGAGCCTTCGGGGGGTTCGGCCTCTAA
- the coaBC gene encoding bifunctional phosphopantothenoylcysteine decarboxylase/phosphopantothenate--cysteine ligase CoaBC gives MLHDKTILLIIGGGVAAFKSLDLIRRMRDEGARVVPVLTKAAEQFVTPLSVSALSAQKVYSDLFDLTDEAEMGHIELSRAADLIVVAPATADLMGKMAAGLANDLASTVLMATDKPVLVAPSMNVRMWHHPACQRNVATLKSDGIVFVGPDEGAMACGEFGLGRMAEVADIIAAASGVLTNGPLTGKHALVTSGPTHEPIDPVRYIANRSSGAQGTAIATALRDLGASVTFVTGPADVAPPAGVRVVRVNTAREMKDAVEAALPADVAVFAAAVADWRVASQSASKIKKKNGALPVLEFAENPDILAAVSQMTSGRPQLVIGFAAETDQVLDHATAKRVRKGCDWIVANDVSPETGIMGGAQNAVTLISDTGAEVWPRMNKSDVATKLANLIVDELGRGV, from the coding sequence ATGCTGCATGACAAGACAATTTTGCTCATCATCGGCGGTGGTGTAGCCGCATTCAAGTCGCTCGACCTGATCCGCCGGATGCGCGATGAGGGGGCGCGCGTTGTACCTGTGCTGACCAAGGCGGCCGAACAGTTCGTGACGCCGCTTTCTGTCTCTGCGTTATCGGCGCAAAAAGTATACAGTGATCTGTTTGATCTCACGGATGAGGCAGAGATGGGACATATTGAGCTGTCCCGCGCGGCGGATCTGATTGTTGTTGCCCCTGCTACGGCAGATTTGATGGGGAAAATGGCCGCTGGACTGGCGAATGATCTGGCCTCAACTGTGTTGATGGCAACAGACAAACCTGTGCTTGTCGCGCCATCGATGAATGTTCGGATGTGGCATCATCCCGCCTGTCAACGCAATGTGGCGACCCTTAAGTCTGATGGAATTGTGTTTGTCGGTCCCGATGAGGGCGCGATGGCCTGTGGTGAATTTGGCCTTGGTCGTATGGCCGAGGTGGCGGATATTATCGCCGCTGCATCGGGTGTGCTTACCAACGGACCACTGACGGGCAAACATGCGCTTGTCACCTCTGGCCCGACCCATGAGCCGATTGATCCCGTGCGCTATATCGCTAATCGTTCGTCAGGGGCGCAAGGCACGGCTATTGCAACCGCATTGCGTGATCTTGGGGCATCCGTGACGTTTGTCACAGGGCCTGCTGACGTGGCCCCGCCCGCAGGTGTGCGTGTCGTGCGGGTGAATACCGCGCGTGAGATGAAAGACGCCGTTGAGGCTGCCTTACCCGCCGATGTGGCGGTCTTTGCTGCGGCTGTTGCCGATTGGCGCGTTGCCTCTCAAAGTGCGTCTAAGATTAAGAAAAAGAACGGTGCTTTGCCTGTTTTGGAATTTGCAGAAAATCCAGATATCCTTGCCGCTGTCAGTCAGATGACATCTGGTCGCCCCCAGCTTGTGATCGGGTTTGCCGCTGAAACGGATCAGGTTTTGGATCACGCAACGGCGAAACGCGTGCGCAAAGGATGCGACTGGATTGTGGCCAACGACGTTAGCCCCGAAACTGGAATTATGGGGGGGGCGCAGAATGCCGTGACCCTTATTTCTGATACAGGCGCAGAGGTTTGGCCCCGTATGAACAAATCTGATGTGGCAACAAAACTGGCTAATTTGATCGTGGATGAACTTGGCCGTGGCGTGTAA
- the cobU gene encoding bifunctional adenosylcobinamide kinase/adenosylcobinamide-phosphate guanylyltransferase, producing the protein MPKTITLVIGGASSGKSSIAEKICFHSGLDRIYLASAQTFDDEMRTKVDRHRTQRGENWHTIEEPFNAARIVAAATAGQIVLFDCATLWLTNHLLADHDLEAETQALLDALRQTPAQIVIVTNEVGQGIVPDNALSRQFRIAQGTLNRQIAEVAGAVVGVMAGLPFMLKGARPEALS; encoded by the coding sequence ATGCCCAAAACTATCACTCTGGTGATCGGCGGAGCCTCCTCAGGAAAATCAAGTATCGCGGAAAAGATATGCTTTCACAGCGGCTTGGACCGTATCTACCTCGCCTCAGCCCAGACCTTTGACGATGAGATGCGCACAAAGGTTGATCGCCACCGCACACAACGTGGAGAAAACTGGCATACAATCGAAGAGCCATTTAACGCTGCGCGGATTGTGGCCGCGGCAACTGCGGGACAAATCGTCCTGTTTGATTGCGCAACCCTTTGGCTCACCAACCATCTTTTGGCGGATCATGATCTAGAGGCGGAAACGCAGGCATTGCTCGACGCCTTGCGTCAGACCCCCGCGCAAATTGTGATTGTCACGAACGAAGTCGGCCAAGGTATCGTGCCTGATAACGCGCTATCACGCCAGTTCCGGATCGCACAAGGCACGCTCAACCGTCAGATCGCCGAGGTCGCAGGCGCGGTTGTGGGCGTCATGGCGGGTCTGCCGTTCATGCTCAAGGGCGCGCGACCCGAGGCATTGTCATGA
- the dut gene encoding dUTP diphosphatase, translating to MSVAIKLQWLDGADHSVPLPSYETDQAAGADLRANLSVVDRVEGIVIAPGARALIPTGLKMEIPAGFEVQIRPRSGLALKHGITLANTPGTIDADYRGPVGVIVINLGSDPFTVAHADRIAQMVVAPVVQAMFNLADELNTTVRGDGGFGSTGRA from the coding sequence ATGAGCGTTGCGATCAAACTCCAGTGGCTGGACGGTGCCGATCATTCGGTGCCTTTGCCATCTTATGAGACGGATCAGGCGGCGGGGGCGGACCTTCGTGCGAACTTGTCGGTGGTTGATCGTGTTGAGGGCATTGTGATCGCGCCGGGCGCGCGCGCCCTGATCCCGACAGGCCTAAAAATGGAAATTCCCGCAGGGTTCGAGGTGCAAATTCGGCCCCGTTCCGGTTTGGCGCTCAAGCACGGGATTACCCTTGCAAATACGCCAGGGACGATTGATGCGGATTACCGTGGGCCTGTTGGTGTCATTGTGATCAATCTCGGATCCGACCCATTCACAGTGGCGCATGCGGACCGTATTGCGCAGATGGTCGTCGCCCCTGTGGTGCAAGCCATGTTCAACCTAGCAGATGAATTGAATACAACCGTGCGCGGCGATGGGGGCTTTGGCTCCACTGGCCGCGCGTAG
- a CDS encoding YifB family Mg chelatase-like AAA ATPase translates to MVARTWTVAFEGVDARPVDVQCAVSAGLPSFTIVGLPDKAVSEARERVRAALASMQIALPSKKITINLSPADLPKAGSHFDLPIAIALLAATGLIPEDAAEKMLAIGELSLDGTLVGVAGALPSALAAGALGCDLICPETCGPEAAWVGVTPVFAPRTLAKLIRHATGDAPLTPSEPGEVHLPNHTRDMMDVKGQEKAKRAIEIAAAGHHHMFLVGTPGSGKSMLAARLPTILPELSAQEALETSVVHSLAGLLDSGGISRARPFREPHHTASRAAIVGGGRGAKPGEISLAHNGVLFLDELPEFPRAVLDSLRQPIEAGEVMIARANAHTRYPARFMLIAAANPCKCGYLPDPARACSKVPICGEDYLGRISGPLMDRFDLRLEVPPVEMADLERAPCGEPSSVIARRVARARAIQAARYEGTNIRTNAHVEGRTLEEVATPDAEGRALLSLAADKLGLSARGYHRILRVARTIADLAGADQINRLHLAEALSYRVVASRERA, encoded by the coding sequence ATGGTTGCACGCACGTGGACGGTTGCATTTGAGGGCGTAGACGCCCGCCCTGTAGATGTGCAATGCGCCGTTAGCGCGGGATTGCCGAGCTTCACCATTGTCGGTTTGCCAGACAAAGCCGTCTCGGAAGCCCGCGAACGGGTGCGCGCCGCGTTGGCCTCTATGCAAATCGCGCTACCGTCCAAGAAAATCACGATCAATCTCTCGCCCGCCGATTTGCCCAAAGCGGGATCTCATTTCGATTTACCCATCGCAATTGCGCTTTTGGCAGCGACCGGATTGATCCCGGAGGATGCCGCCGAAAAGATGCTCGCAATTGGGGAGCTGTCTCTCGACGGCACATTGGTGGGGGTGGCGGGCGCATTGCCCTCTGCGCTTGCCGCTGGTGCACTCGGATGCGATTTGATCTGCCCTGAAACCTGCGGGCCAGAGGCGGCATGGGTTGGGGTCACGCCTGTATTTGCGCCTCGCACCTTGGCCAAACTCATTCGCCACGCAACGGGAGATGCGCCGCTCACCCCCTCAGAACCGGGAGAAGTGCACCTCCCCAATCACACCCGAGACATGATGGATGTGAAAGGACAAGAAAAGGCAAAGCGCGCAATCGAAATTGCTGCGGCAGGGCACCACCATATGTTTCTTGTTGGAACTCCCGGGTCGGGAAAGTCGATGCTTGCCGCCCGTTTGCCCACCATTTTGCCCGAGCTGTCCGCCCAAGAAGCACTCGAGACGTCGGTGGTTCATTCGCTGGCGGGGCTGTTAGATTCAGGTGGAATTAGCCGCGCGCGCCCGTTTCGCGAACCACATCATACAGCATCACGTGCCGCAATCGTTGGCGGTGGACGCGGTGCAAAGCCTGGGGAGATATCGCTCGCTCACAACGGGGTGTTGTTCTTGGATGAATTGCCAGAGTTTCCGCGCGCCGTGCTCGACAGTCTACGCCAACCCATTGAGGCGGGCGAAGTGATGATCGCGCGCGCCAACGCCCACACCCGCTATCCGGCCCGCTTCATGCTCATTGCCGCCGCCAATCCCTGCAAATGCGGCTACTTACCAGATCCCGCGCGGGCCTGTTCCAAAGTGCCCATTTGCGGAGAGGACTATTTAGGCCGTATTTCTGGACCGCTGATGGACCGTTTTGATTTGCGCCTCGAAGTGCCGCCAGTTGAAATGGCTGACCTTGAACGCGCGCCGTGTGGAGAACCATCATCTGTAATCGCCAGACGCGTAGCCCGCGCACGCGCCATTCAGGCCGCGCGCTATGAGGGCACCAACATCCGCACCAATGCCCATGTCGAGGGGCGCACATTAGAGGAGGTTGCGACACCAGATGCCGAAGGGCGTGCGCTTTTGTCCCTCGCCGCCGACAAACTGGGTCTGTCGGCGCGCGGGTATCACCGTATTTTACGTGTCGCGCGCACAATCGCCGATCTCGCGGGCGCGGATCAGATCAATCGCCTTCATCTCGCGGAGGCATTAAGTTACCGCGTGGTTGCCTCGCGCGAACGCGCATAG
- the gshB gene encoding glutathione synthase produces MTNAALKVAIQMDPIGPIDINADSTFRIMIEAQERGHTLFYYTPDKLAFQEGRVTARGWPVEVRREVGNHYTLGEEQEVDLSTYDVVWLRQDPPFDMGYITSTHLLDMIRDTTLVVNDPFWVRNYPEKLLVLQFPDLTPPTTIARDLTTIRAFKEKHGDIILKPLYGNGGAGVFRLDPNDRNLSSLHELFTGMSREPMIVQKFLPDVSNGDKRVILVDGAPVGAINRVPQKGETRSNMHVGGRPEKIGLSARDLEICAKIGPLLKEKGQVFVGIDVIGNYLTEINVTSPTGIQELERFDGTNTAALLWEAIEAKRA; encoded by the coding sequence GTGACCAACGCCGCACTCAAAGTCGCCATTCAGATGGACCCTATCGGTCCCATCGATATCAACGCGGATAGTACCTTTCGCATTATGATCGAGGCGCAAGAGCGCGGTCATACGCTATTTTATTACACGCCTGATAAGCTCGCCTTTCAAGAAGGGCGAGTGACCGCGCGCGGTTGGCCCGTTGAGGTGCGCCGCGAGGTGGGAAATCACTATACGCTGGGCGAGGAACAAGAGGTCGATCTTTCGACATATGATGTGGTGTGGCTACGCCAAGATCCGCCGTTTGATATGGGCTACATCACCTCCACGCATCTTCTCGACATGATCCGCGACACCACTTTGGTTGTGAATGACCCGTTTTGGGTGCGCAACTATCCAGAGAAGTTGTTGGTGTTGCAGTTTCCAGATTTGACCCCGCCCACGACGATTGCACGCGATCTCACCACCATCCGCGCGTTCAAGGAAAAGCACGGCGATATCATTTTGAAACCCCTATACGGCAATGGCGGGGCGGGTGTGTTTCGTCTCGATCCCAATGACCGTAACCTGTCGTCGCTCCACGAGTTGTTCACGGGCATGTCGCGCGAGCCGATGATTGTGCAAAAATTCCTTCCCGATGTGTCCAATGGCGACAAACGCGTGATTTTGGTCGACGGTGCACCGGTAGGGGCCATCAACCGCGTGCCGCAAAAGGGCGAAACCCGTTCGAACATGCATGTTGGCGGGCGTCCCGAAAAGATTGGGTTGAGCGCGCGAGATCTAGAAATCTGCGCCAAAATCGGTCCTTTGTTGAAAGAAAAAGGTCAGGTTTTTGTAGGCATCGACGTGATTGGGAACTACCTCACCGAGATCAATGTGACCTCTCCAACGGGCATTCAGGAATTGGAGCGCTTTGACGGTACCAATACTGCGGCACTGCTTTGGGAAGCGATTGAGGCCAAGCGCGCGTGA
- the rsmI gene encoding 16S rRNA (cytidine(1402)-2'-O)-methyltransferase, with product MTYQIKPLTAGLYFVATPIGNARDITLRALDVLASADVLAAEDTRTLRKLMEIHGVPLGDRHIIAYHDHNGAKARPRLLGLMAAGKSVAYASEAGTPLVADPGFVLSREALAAGHMVTSAPGPSAMIAALTIAGLPSDRFLFAGFPPASKGARRTFFTEWGGVQATLGFYESPKRIHRTLSELCDLYGPTRVVAVCREITKRFEEVISGPVSEVLASIEARTLKGEIVLLVDRPAQLTAEDIDLDAEIDRALETLSLKDAAAHIAAEFGLKKREVYQRALERSKEDE from the coding sequence GTGACATATCAAATCAAGCCACTAACCGCCGGCCTCTATTTCGTCGCCACACCAATCGGCAATGCCCGTGATATCACGTTGCGCGCACTTGACGTGTTGGCCTCTGCGGACGTTCTTGCCGCCGAGGACACCCGCACGCTGCGCAAGTTGATGGAGATACACGGTGTCCCACTTGGGGATCGCCACATCATTGCATACCACGATCACAACGGTGCAAAGGCGCGTCCGCGGTTGTTGGGCCTAATGGCTGCGGGGAAATCAGTGGCTTATGCGTCCGAGGCGGGCACGCCGTTGGTTGCGGACCCGGGTTTTGTATTGTCGCGGGAAGCCTTGGCGGCGGGTCATATGGTGACATCTGCACCAGGGCCATCGGCGATGATTGCGGCTCTTACTATTGCGGGTCTGCCGTCAGACCGGTTTTTGTTCGCGGGGTTCCCGCCGGCGTCAAAAGGTGCACGGCGCACGTTCTTTACCGAGTGGGGTGGGGTTCAAGCGACACTTGGCTTTTATGAAAGTCCCAAGCGGATTCACCGAACATTAAGTGAACTGTGCGATTTATACGGCCCAACGCGGGTCGTGGCGGTGTGTCGTGAAATCACCAAGCGATTTGAAGAGGTCATTTCCGGCCCCGTCAGTGAGGTGCTTGCCTCCATCGAGGCGCGAACTTTGAAGGGCGAGATTGTGCTTTTGGTGGATCGGCCTGCGCAGTTGACGGCCGAGGATATTGATCTTGATGCCGAAATTGACCGTGCGCTTGAAACCTTGTCGCTCAAGGATGCTGCCGCGCATATTGCGGCCGAGTTCGGTTTGAAAAAGCGCGAAGTGTACCAACGTGCATTGGAGCGTAGCAAAGAGGACGAGTGA
- a CDS encoding HesA/MoeB/ThiF family protein, with protein sequence MGVFIIISAGLWGIGALTGAPSRARWSMIGLLYLAVLLAVALVPENNPFGGAFGEWAILGVGACGVVAYRFGLAKLRARVAQSTPDTPKADKLSDAELERYMRHIVLPDIGGTGQKKLKDAKVLVVGAGGLGAPVLQYLAASGVGTIGVIDDDVVDVSNLQRQVIHTDDRLGMPKVFSAQMAMTAQNPFVEVRPYNRRFDETCAQLVAQYDLVLDGSDNFETRYLVNRLCVEQATPLVAAAITQWEGQISTYNSASNTPCYQCVFPIAPAAGMVPSCSEAGVAAPLPGFLGTMMAMEAIKELTGAGQGLAGRLVIYDALYAQTRTIVVKKRADCPICGG encoded by the coding sequence ATGGGTGTTTTCATTATCATCTCTGCGGGGCTTTGGGGCATTGGTGCGCTGACGGGCGCGCCCTCTCGTGCGCGGTGGTCGATGATTGGCCTTTTGTATCTGGCTGTTCTGTTGGCGGTGGCATTGGTGCCCGAAAACAACCCGTTTGGCGGCGCGTTCGGTGAGTGGGCAATCCTCGGCGTTGGCGCGTGCGGTGTTGTTGCGTATCGGTTTGGGTTGGCAAAGCTGCGGGCGCGCGTGGCACAATCAACGCCAGACACACCCAAAGCCGATAAGCTGAGTGACGCAGAATTAGAACGTTACATGCGTCATATTGTTTTGCCTGATATTGGTGGCACAGGCCAAAAGAAGCTGAAAGATGCCAAGGTTCTAGTGGTCGGCGCGGGTGGGCTTGGCGCGCCTGTCTTGCAATATTTGGCGGCGAGCGGCGTGGGGACGATCGGCGTTATCGACGACGATGTGGTTGATGTGTCCAACCTTCAACGACAAGTGATCCACACCGATGACCGGCTCGGAATGCCAAAGGTGTTTTCGGCGCAAATGGCGATGACGGCTCAAAACCCTTTTGTGGAGGTGCGACCCTATAATCGGCGGTTTGATGAGACCTGCGCGCAATTGGTGGCGCAGTATGATCTTGTGCTCGACGGGTCTGATAATTTTGAGACACGGTATCTTGTGAACCGATTGTGTGTTGAGCAAGCGACCCCACTTGTCGCCGCAGCGATCACGCAATGGGAAGGTCAAATTAGCACATATAATTCAGCAAGTAATACGCCATGTTATCAATGCGTGTTCCCAATTGCGCCTGCTGCGGGCATGGTCCCGTCATGCTCAGAGGCGGGGGTTGCGGCCCCGCTTCCCGGTTTTTTGGGCACGATGATGGCGATGGAAGCGATCAAAGAACTCACAGGTGCGGGACAGGGGCTTGCGGGGCGGTTGGTCATATACGATGCGCTTTACGCACAGACGCGGACGATTGTGGTAAAAAAACGGGCGGATTGCCCGATTTGTGGCGGCTGA
- a CDS encoding RNA polymerase factor sigma-32, with amino-acid sequence MALDATAQDQRFSRRAMKAEMLDADTERDLAIAWRDHRDEAALHRLISAYMRLAISQASKFKRYGAPMNDLIQEAGLGLMKAADKFDPDRGVRFSTYAVWWIKASVQDYVMRNWSLVRTGSTSSQKSLFFNMRRVQARFEREASTHGETLDRAQLHQKIAMDLGVPLRDVEMMNGRLSGSDFSLNAQQSGEDEGREWIDTLADDGETTAEMVGEAHDQQQLKGWITDAMDGLTERERLILRERKLADEPRTLESLGDELSLSKERVRQLEVAAFGKMRKSLERHGEALESFLH; translated from the coding sequence ATGGCACTCGATGCGACTGCACAAGACCAACGTTTTTCCCGCCGCGCGATGAAGGCAGAAATGCTGGACGCCGACACGGAACGCGACCTTGCGATTGCATGGCGCGATCACCGTGACGAGGCGGCCTTGCACCGGCTGATCAGCGCCTACATGCGTCTTGCGATTTCGCAAGCCTCAAAATTCAAACGCTACGGCGCGCCGATGAATGACCTCATTCAAGAGGCGGGTCTTGGCCTGATGAAGGCCGCGGACAAATTCGATCCCGATCGCGGCGTGCGATTTTCCACCTACGCGGTGTGGTGGATCAAAGCGTCTGTTCAAGACTATGTGATGCGCAATTGGAGTCTCGTTCGGACTGGTTCGACCTCCTCGCAAAAGTCGCTGTTCTTTAATATGCGCCGCGTTCAGGCACGGTTTGAGCGCGAGGCGTCCACACATGGTGAAACGCTTGATCGTGCTCAATTGCATCAAAAAATTGCGATGGATTTGGGTGTTCCGCTGCGAGATGTGGAAATGATGAACGGGCGCTTGTCGGGTTCGGATTTCTCGCTCAATGCACAGCAATCGGGCGAGGACGAGGGGCGTGAGTGGATCGACACGCTCGCTGATGATGGTGAAACAACCGCCGAAATGGTGGGTGAGGCGCATGATCAACAACAGCTCAAAGGGTGGATCACTGATGCGATGGACGGCCTGACAGAACGTGAGCGGCTTATTCTGCGCGAGCGCAAATTGGCGGATGAGCCACGTACCCTAGAAAGTCTGGGAGACGAGTTGTCCTTGTCCAAAGAGCGGGTTCGTCAGCTTGAGGTTGCGGCCTTTGGGAAGATGCGCAAATCGCTTGAGCGGCACGGTGAGGCGCTAGAGTCATTTCTGCACTGA